The Oryzias latipes chromosome 9, ASM223467v1 region CAAAGGACAGTGCTATGAGCCGCTTTACCCACCATGGGCGTAACTCCTCAACAGGAATGTATTTCTGATCCCCACCGTGTTGTTGATGTTCAGATCAAACTCAAGGTCACTGTGGAGTTTAGGAATAACATGGTCACGGTCATAGAGAGGCTTTTATTGTTAGACAGagtaaattcacttttttttttaaaaacaatatgagAGTCCTACCTGCCTTTCTCTTTGAACTTCAGAATCGGCACTTTAGCACGTATCAGACAAGTCCCTTCCACATATGCTAGAAATTGAAGGTTAAACTCTGAGGTCAACTCTGTTCAGTTTCCAAGAAACCTTCTCAAATGAGAAAACGGCTCCACCTAGTGGGCACCGTAAAGAATCTCACAGCAAGAATAAATACTGTGAAACAATCCTCTGTCCTTTGTTTCTGTGAGATAAAACAACATGATTATAGATCCAGGGAAACGTAACAATCAACCTAATATTTACAGGACTTGAAAGGCTCCCAAAGGAGCAAAGGGATCGGCCGATGATGACCTGACCCTCTTCTGTTGTATCCCACAGAATCTTTGCTGACCCATTTATTGACAGAGCTGGGATCTATAACCAACTAGGATTCCTGATGCTGTggttataaataaatagaaaatttcCAGCTATGTCCACAAACAACTGACTTTCAGCAGCGTgccatgaataaaaatgtattgagaGCTGCAAAAGGTTCTTCATTTGACTTACAGAGTGTCCTGAAAAGCTTTCTGAGGCGAGACAGGACAGAGAGGGGATCAGGCTTCTTCTGGGAAACAAATAAAGATGATTTCAAATGATTTACAAGCCCGTTTATTTGGATCAAAAACTGATGAGTACTCACATTTCCCGTTATGACCAGACACAGGTCTGCGTCGCTGCTGCGGCAGCCAAGTCCATTCATAGATGACCCAGTCAAGTAGAGCCGTGCCACTGAGAGAAACACGTGATAGGAAACTTAGCCATAACATGCAGTTATAAACATCCGTGTTTTGCTAATTACCTGAAAAGATGCTCTGTATGTCTTCCTGCAGCCGAGCTCGAAATACCTCCTTCCGTTCTAAATCTATAGACTGCTGCTGGCATGCCTCAAATAGCTCCACCATCTGTCGACTCAACTAGATACAAAAACACACGCAAACCCAGTTAAACCACTGCATCTGCATGAAAACACGGCTGGCCTCAAATTAACTTGGTAGCAGGTTAACATACATGATCTCCAGCATACACCTGAAGACTGTTGAAGCTTTTTGGCACAGTTTGGCCCTGTGGAGGGGTAGAGATGTGTCTACTGGGTCCAAAACGATCCAAACAAGAGAGAGCTGGTGTCGAAAGTGCTGCTACAGCTTGATGTGGAAGGCGGCTAGGTGGGGGGGCCCAGTTTAAAACTGGTGAAGCTGTGGCATGGGAGGGAGGATCAAGGCGTAGGCGCTTCTCAAAATAAGGGGTGTTGTCGGCATTTGGCCTCCTGGAGGAACCAGTGATGAAGGAAACTTTATTAACAGAGCACACTTTACACATAAAAACAAGATATTACAAACATCACCTAAATTCAAAtgatcagattttttcaaaaagcaaaaaggttATCTGGAATGCCAGTATTTTCTGAaatggactttatttatttttattttttactattttattattatttttaagaattttaacAAGAAAGTTAGCCACCATCAGGGATTGAGGTCCAACAAAAATAAGCCAATCATCAAACGCTTCAGAGTTTGTTGAAGCAATACAGATTATCCCTTTATAATAAACTGAAAGTGATGACTGAAATGACTGAAAGTTACATACTTGCGCCTGTAGTTCAAAGCTGGTTTCTGAGGAGGAACCATTGCAGGAGCAAAATAGGGAGGAGGGCTCCATACATACGGAGGAAGCCTCTCTTGTTCAAGGACATGGAAGGCTCTGAAACATATAAGAGATAAGATAAAACGttattcatcccacaatggggaaattctggtgaccactgaggccaccacagtttCATAAAAGGTCctagcagctgtctgcacacaccAAAAGACCAAAGTCTCCTCAGTAGGTGCAGGCGACTCTGACCtttcctgtacagagcatctgTGTTATTggtccagtccagtctgttgttgaggtgaacacccagatatttaaatgtgtccacaaTCTCAAtatctgaaccctggatgttcaccggtgggTGTGATATGGGGGACCTCCCGAAGTCCAGGaccagctcctttgtcttgctggtgtttagCAGCAGGTGGTTGATTTCACACCAACCAACGAAGTCAGACATGACCCCCCctgggggggtattccaggaagcatgtttaaactactctgactttaagcctgaactctggctgaaatccgcctgaacttgcttactctgggtatgtcggttccagaagaccggatatgagtaaGCGTAATTgagctcgacttggtaaccctggatTATGgctaatgcacgtgcacagcaagtacataaagacattctcaatggatcgccgatttccggactcaccatggaaacgcttggagaaaaaaaagagagcgccaTACTCCAGTGACTGAGACGGAGTcaaaatgacggcgtatgaagattatgcggccatcaaaaaagtaacatggctcatcagcaaaagaaagtttctgcttggtgaaaaagaacggacaaagtaaacgcacgagtttcaatctcatttctattttcattgtgacacacacacacacacacacacacacacatacatatatatatacatatatatatatatatatatatatatatatatatacatatatatacatatatatatatatatacatatatatacatatatatacatatatatatatacatacatacatacatatatatatatatatatatatatatatatatatatatatatatatatatatatatatccaatattgccaacttaaattaattacttctattggtaacaagtaattgagttaaatttattcaacctaatttcttacgtctataaaactcaataactcaataattgtttataaaactcaaatgtacatatttatctaactaaatgtcatattactcaaattcaattaatatttttttccatcttaatttattgtaatgcttgaactctcatatgtctaagtttgcgccggcagatatactcatttttacaaacaataaaaagaaaatcaatttttcACTGCCAACAGTGTTCCATTTATCCGACACTGTCTTTACAATAACAAGCactaggggtgctatataaagtcatcatcctctccctccctctgaCTCATGGTGAAGAGACTTAAACATAGTAGGAAAAAATAacttggcaaaacacagtaaaacagctaaacaactaaacacatttggttaaaaacccacacttaaacccaaatccgtccagacaggcaaagggaatggtatcccagaatcccttgcggtgctgatctaaaagcagcaccaaagttacacctacttaattgaattaatttgaattaaagtaaaataaatgtctgataactacgtgttatttttaagctgacttaacaaaaaaaatgatttatcttaactgaagcaaataattaagatagatcaaagtgaaaaagtttatctttccaacatccatacgtggtcttatcaccctctcatggtgttgaaaaagtattatctgagcttcctCATCCACTAAagcatcttcaaatggacacgccatgctgctgcacctctctgaaaacaatctaaccttcaactaaacctgctccagaccaggttatgttcagagcacgagttgctatggcaacttgacataccctgaaacatacctccatttctggaaccgaaagctgaggttatcaacttccttagcctcaaacttaccgtgggagctagcataacctgctttctggaatacccccctgtactcctACTTGCCTGTTCCAGGCGCTGCTCCAACTTCTTCCTGTAGCTGTCTTTGCACCTTCTGATCTTGTATTTCAGGTCCCTctattctctttaaaaaaaactctataCAAAATGTAATCTCTAAATTAGCTATAAACACTCGTATATTGGTATATTAttctgataaaaataaataaataaaagtgatttaaatcacaagtaaatatgttttcttttgttctacTATTGTTAAATGCATTTGTATTGTGTCTagtccagtctttttttttttaccttagaaaaaaaaagtttgttgaaaAAAGACACCaaactatatatatacattttttattagagGAAATGCTTAAAATGTTGATATTTGCCAGACCAAAAACATCAACACCAAATGATTTATTGTCTTAAAACAAGTCTTTACATATTattgaaaagtttttgt contains the following coding sequences:
- the papd4 gene encoding poly(A) RNA polymerase GLD2 isoform X2, which gives rise to MFHRNGAPSHRNGPYPPTQVSVTYNHNPQRIEGANRAFHVLEQERLPPYVWSPPPYFAPAMVPPQKPALNYRRKRPNADNTPYFEKRLRLDPPSHATASPVLNWAPPPSRLPHQAVAALSTPALSCLDRFGPSRHISTPPQGQTVPKSFNSLQVYAGDHLSRQMVELFEACQQQSIDLERKEVFRARLQEDIQSIFSVARLYLTGSSMNGLGCRSSDADLCLVITGNKPDPLSVLSRLRKLFRTLSYVEGTCLIRAKVPILKFKEKGSDLEFDLNINNTVGIRNTFLLRSYAHADPRVRPMILVVKKWACHHQINDASKGTLSSYTLVLMVLHYLQTVRDPVLPSLQRDHPDCFSPCMEIDMVPEGSTHVPPYISRNQSSLGELLLGFLRYYASEFSWDKQVISVREATAFPKTYAQEWRKKFICVEEPFERNNVARAVHEKLKFDAIKAQFFQSSRKLQARRDLNSILPLRAIINKEALRR
- the papd4 gene encoding poly(A) RNA polymerase GLD2 isoform X1, which gives rise to MFHRNGAPSHRNGPYPPTQVSVTYNHNPQRIEGANRAFHVLEQERLPPYVWSPPPYFAPAMVPPQKPALNYRRKRPNADNTPYFEKRLRLDPPSHATASPVLNWAPPPSRLPHQAVAALSTPALSCLDRFGPSRHISTPPQGQTVPKSFNSLQVYAGDHLSRQMVELFEACQQQSIDLERKEVFRARLQEDIQSIFSVARLYLTGSSMNGLGCRSSDADLCLVITGNKKPDPLSVLSRLRKLFRTLSYVEGTCLIRAKVPILKFKEKGSDLEFDLNINNTVGIRNTFLLRSYAHADPRVRPMILVVKKWACHHQINDASKGTLSSYTLVLMVLHYLQTVRDPVLPSLQRDHPDCFSPCMEIDMVPEGSTHVPPYISRNQSSLGELLLGFLRYYASEFSWDKQVISVREATAFPKTYAQEWRKKFICVEEPFERNNVARAVHEKLKFDAIKAQFFQSSRKLQARRDLNSILPLRAIINKEALRR
- the papd4 gene encoding poly(A) RNA polymerase GLD2 isoform X3 gives rise to the protein MVPPQKPALNYRRKRPNADNTPYFEKRLRLDPPSHATASPVLNWAPPPSRLPHQAVAALSTPALSCLDRFGPSRHISTPPQGQTVPKSFNSLQVYAGDHLSRQMVELFEACQQQSIDLERKEVFRARLQEDIQSIFSVARLYLTGSSMNGLGCRSSDADLCLVITGNKKPDPLSVLSRLRKLFRTLSYVEGTCLIRAKVPILKFKEKGSDLEFDLNINNTVGIRNTFLLRSYAHADPRVRPMILVVKKWACHHQINDASKGTLSSYTLVLMVLHYLQTVRDPVLPSLQRDHPDCFSPCMEIDMVPEGSTHVPPYISRNQSSLGELLLGFLRYYASEFSWDKQVISVREATAFPKTYAQEWRKKFICVEEPFERNNVARAVHEKLKFDAIKAQFFQSSRKLQARRDLNSILPLRAIINKEALRR